The segment aaaataattgatcTGTTAAACTCTAATCACATGTAGATGTAATGTGTGGTGTGGAAATTGAAACTAGAAATCTGCTGATTATTACAATTCTAGCAATGGCAAAATTTTATATATACAAATCtaaatttatattaaaaaaggtatcttggggtcttgttcacgggtgagggtagaatggagcgtgagatggatcggcaggtCGGTGCTGCTTCTgtagtgatgcgggcgctgcgccagtccgtcgtggtgaagagggagctgagccagaaagcaaagctttcaatttaccaGGATcttcctgggcgcctcccgctggaggtgttccgggaacatcccactggtaggaggccccggggcagacccaggacaccttggagggattacatatctcatctggcctgggaacaccttgcgttcccccaggaggagctggaaagtgttgctggggagagggatgtctggggtgctttgcttggcctgctgccaccgcaacccggccccggataagtggatgaagatggatggatggatggatgggttgAACTTAATTTAACTCTAAACTGTTTAACTCCTGTTTCATATAACATTTGATTCTCTGCAAATTGTGAATTCCTAACCATTATTCAATCAACATTTTACATTCAATCTTGAACCATATGTTACTATCAAGGACAACAAAAGGTTAGATAACTGTGTAAGATAACAAAATAGGTCAAGTTATTTTAAAGCACATctgttaaaataacatttattttatctagggaaaaaaaattatacttATTATCTTCACATATGTCCCTCATAAGTATTTGTGCAAATTTAGTTAATTGACTAATCAGATCTTTCTTATTTCATAATAAAGACCAACTAGAAAATTAAGGCAGAGGCGAGGGACATCTTGTACATCCTGGGGGCACATACTAAATGGTAAACggatggacctgcacttgtataagTCACTTGTTCTGGTAAACggatggacctgcacttgtataagTCACTTGTTCTAGTCTTCTGAAACTCAAAATGCTTTTTACACAACAAGTCACATtctcccattcacacacacattcatacacttgtggccgaggctactatacaaggtgccacctgctactcagtttttaacacacttacacaccgatggaacagccaccaggagcaatttggggttcagtatcttgctcaaggatactacAACATGCGGTCTGCAGGTTAACCACTGATGTTTCGATTAGTGAACAACCCGCTGTGCCACAGCCGCCCACCTACTAGGCCACACTATAGTAGAGATGATCCAGGCAGGAACTGAAGAGCAACTGATGCATAGGAGACAGGACTAATCCAAAAGtgttcaaattaattttttttacaaaaattaaaatcataattaatatataaatgtagTAAAAGGTGCAGCTCTTTTGCCCTTTCTCAGCTACCCAGGCCAGCGTAGGCTCATGGCTCTGGATGATACTCTGAATCCAGTTCCCCCACGGTTTGCCAATGGCCTCTGAACACCTTAGCTTTGGAGTttaaatatatactgtatatatatatatatatatatatatatatatatatgatatataataCAGATAAAGCAAGGCACCCAAACAGCACTATGTACTGCTGTACAACAGTACAACAGAGTACCATAGCACAACATTCAGCACATTCCATGCTCACTTACCAGACACCCCGCGACAAATACACTGGTTGCAGTCACATTATTCCTTCAACCCATCACAGTGCAGGCAATGACACCGGCATGGTGCTTATACACACAGTTGGTACAAACAAGAGTTGAGGTATGATCAATTACagacatgttttatgttgtaaaaacacacacacacaccactcagACCAAAATTCCTGAGGTACCAGACGTGCCTTGGGCGTCCAGCCTTTACGGGGAGGGGGCTTGATAAGGGGCGCAGTGGTCATGTGTCCAGCCTctaaggagaggagaggaagctgAGGGGCACTGTGACGGAGCATGCAATATTCTGGGTTGCTGCGATACACCTCTACAGCTTGATAAGCTTTGAGTCCCAGACTTCGCTCCTTTTGGGTTGCTGTAGCGATGGTCCATGGTTGCTCCCTTGTTTTTCCCCGCACCAAGTTGACGTCTACCCCTGAGCTTTACCCTTTGGCTGGCCACAGAGTTATGGTTAGCGGCCCGCCGTAGATCTTGTGACTGTTTCAAAGCCAGGTTGTTGGCACCACAGCGGCCGAACATGTGCATTGCCGCCTGCATCATGGGGGGATTTCGCTTCAGCCTGTTGAAGGCCTTTAAGAAAGCTGATCCGGCCACCTGAAATTCTTCGCTGCTCTGCACCATTGCTGCAAATTCCTGGCTCATGGAGTCCCACTCCTGTGTGCTGACTCTagctggaaacaaaaaaaaacttaaatgtcCAACAGGGCAAAGGATTAACCCTTATTTTTAATCAGCAAGCCATATACTCATATGCATAATTGTGAATCTATTTTAGTTGAACTAACCTTCCAGTGTTTCATCAGCCTCAAGCTCCTCAACAGCTTCCATGGATGTTTCTGGAGCACAACTGCTAAGATCTGAAGTGAGATGTGACCCACCAGATACTTTAATTGAACAATCCTGATCCTGAAGAGGCTTCAGGAAGCCCTCATGGACGTGGACATCATCCTGTGCACTGCATATGTATTCCTTATGGAATATCTTATAGTAAAGTCTGAAAAACATGACATTAACAGCATAATTAACTCAGATCTGAAATACTGTTTGATATAAACATAGTACGAATAACCAGTCATGATAAATACCTATAGCAGAACTGCAGGTCAGGACAGATGGAGCGGTCTGCTGAAGCATTGACGTAATCATTCCCGAACTGAACTTGCAGATCATGTTTAAGAACATTCAGTGCACAGGATGGTGAGCGCCCTGCTTTAAACAACTCTGTCAGCTGCTCCACAGCCTTGCTGCCCACATCCCGGTGACGCAGAGCATCCGGCGCATGAATGTTGTGGTTGTGAACATTCACGACGTCCACTAGTGTGGGGTAGGTCGGAATGTGGGGATCGGTACTTCTGGGTGGAAAAGAGCAACAATCATTCTGTTAAACTGATTTATACAGACATGTATTATCACATGAACACAAGCATTGCTTAGAATATGAAGTAGGGTTTGTTTAACCTGCTTGGCCGTCCCAAGGAGATCTCAGTGCGTGCAATGGCAACTTTGAGTTTTGCAGGGCAATCTGTATTTTTGGACGTCCCGTTACTCTTTCGTGTCGCCCTGGGCCTGGTGTTATGCTGGCACCGGTATTCTGTCTAAATTATTACGGAAAACTGAATTAGAATTTTTGAGTCATGatgaagaaaacatgttttatgaggccACAGTGATCCAAGTAAAtgttttttgccaaatttgaagaaaattccctgaaggcgttcttgagatatcgcattcatgaCAATGGGacatacatatgtatgtacAGACGTTCAGATGGACGCACAacccaaaacataatgcctccgacTGTGGCTATCACTGGCGCTGAGGCATAAAAATGATAAGAGGAAGTACAGACAGTCCACAGTCAAGTTGGATAGATAAGCATAGAGGAATTTTTGGCACCTTCCGAAAGGTTTGAGCCAAAGGAAATTCACCAGCGCCAAACTGAAAAGAACTGAGAATAAAACAGTGATTTAGATCCTCTCAGAATGTGTTTGATAGAAATATAACAAACAACTTGAACAATCAGAATATTGACTTAAATATGACATCATTAATTTCCAGCAGTCACCTTCATTCTCATCCACAGCTGTTATATCTTACACATGTGGCTGGCGCTGAATAAGCCAGCTAAGCTGCATTGTTTAGACTGGGCCTGAACACTCCACTGTGAAGCTAGCACTaatgggagagacagaccaaaGACCAAAACAACCTAATTGAGACTGCTTAAGAAGGTGGGTCTCAGTCTGCTTCCAAGCAGATTCTGttgcatttcttttgttttgtgaaagCAAACCAACTGCAAACAGGATTTTAAGAGAGCAGAGATGTGATTATAACATGATTTTAAAAGATTAACAactaaatccatctgctgattgtGAAGTATGTTCAGGAGAATTTGATTTCTCCACgtgggtcctgatgatgcaggatgacagtCGCCAAAACTGTCCACTATGGATACGAATCATAAAACTTTTAAACGTTCATATTGATAGAAGTGGCAGATTAGGAAAATTTAATGAATGATAAGAAATGTTGTCACAACACCAACTGTGTGAAGAAGTGATAAACCTACTTTGAAGATGACCTTTGAACCCTTAGTAGGCCTCGTGTAGTCCACTCTCCACGTAACTGGCATTAATTTCAGCCACACCAGTATCTCCTCCTTTGATGTGAGGGACATCCGTAGAGTGGCTTCAAAATCTGTGTGGTCACTGGTCACGTTCACTTCTTTGTAACTGCATATATGATACTGATACTCCTTTGGCAAGAAGTCCTTCAACACAGACAACATGAAGTTACTAAGAGGACAATTAAAGTATGACATCTGTTCGTCTAAAAAACTAACATTCAAGTTTGTTTACCTCAATAAACACTGATCACAGGTTTTGTTAAAAGATGAGCCTTAGGTTAAAGAAAACTTGCCGTGGGAGCCACTTCACCTCTCAGCAAgacagttaaagggaaatttcggtttatttcaacctgtctcctatcatcctaaatttgtttcaagtgacgagtgacatagaaataatagttagcatgttagccgttagcctagatacagccgNNNNNNNNNNNNNNNNNNNNNNNNNNNNNNNNNNNNNNNNNNNNNNNNNNNNNNNNNNNNNNNNNNNNNNNNNNNNNNNNNNNNNNNNNNNNNNNNNNNNNNNNNNNNNNNNNNNNNNNNNNNNNNNNNNNNNNNNNNNNNNNNNNNNNNNNNNNNNNNNNNNNNNNNNNNNNNNNNNNNNNNNNNNNNNNNNNNNNNNNNNNNNNNNNNNNNNNNNNNNNNNNNNNNNNNNNNNNNNNNNNNNNNNNNNNNNNNNNNNNNNNNNNNNNNNNNNNNNNNNNNNNNNNNNNNNNNNNNNNNNNNNNNNNNNNNNNNNNNNNNN is part of the Epinephelus moara isolate mb chromosome 10, YSFRI_EMoa_1.0, whole genome shotgun sequence genome and harbors:
- the si:dkey-75a21.2 gene encoding uncharacterized protein si:dkey-75a21.2 isoform X1 translates to MGDRNVSHVATKITAKDRARQFPDLMYESGGKLFCTVCDVLLEHKRKSSINKHFTTAKHIRRVAENLGHQTRQVTATAAVVSRAVTSAERIKGENPAVRFLRRKRGGNLKPRISNAKRFPCTAPSENIDQYSDLMDFLPKEYQYHICSYKEVNVTSDHTDFEATLRMSLTSKEEILVWLKLMPVTWRVDYTRPTKGSKVIFKTEYRCQHNTRPRATRKSNGTSKNTDCPAKLKVAIARTEISLGRPSRSTDPHIPTYPTLVDVVNVHNHNIHAPDALRHRDVGSKAVEQLTELFKAGRSPSCALNVLKHDLQVQFGNDYVNASADRSICPDLQFCYRLYYKIFHKEYICSAQDDVHVHEGFLKPLQDQDCSIKVSGGSHLTSDLSSCAPETSMEAVEELEADETLEARVSTQEWDSMSQEFAAMVQSSEEFQVAGSAFLKAFNRLKRNPPMMQAAMHMFGRCGANNLALKQSQDLRRAANHNSVASQRVKLRGRRQLGAGKNKGATMDHRYSNPKGAKSGTQSLSSCRGVSQQPRILHAPSQCPSASSPLLRGWTHDHCAPYQAPSP
- the si:dkey-75a21.2 gene encoding uncharacterized protein si:dkey-75a21.2 isoform X2, which gives rise to MGDRNVSHVATKITAKDRARQFPDLMYESGGKLFCTVCDVLLEHKRKSSINKHFTTAKHIRRVAENLGHQTRQVTATAAVVSRAVTSAERIKGENPAVRFLRRKRGGNLKPRISNAKRFPCTAPSENIDQYSDLMDFLPKEYQYHICSYKEVNVTSDHTDFEATLRMSLTSKEEILVWLKLMPVTWRVDYTRPTKGSKVIFKTEYRCQHNTRPRATRKSNGTSKNTDCPAKLKVAIARTEISLGRPSRSTDPHIPTYPTLVDVVNVHNHNIHAPDALRHRDVGSKAVEQLTELFKAGRSPSCALNVLKHDLQVQFGNDYVNASADRSICPDLQFCYRLYYKIFHKEYICSAQDDVHVHEGFLKPLQDQDCSIKVSGGSHLTSDLSSCAPETSMEAVEELEADETLEESAHRSGTP